In Mangifera indica cultivar Alphonso chromosome 1, CATAS_Mindica_2.1, whole genome shotgun sequence, a single genomic region encodes these proteins:
- the LOC123209271 gene encoding uncharacterized protein LOC123209271, with translation MGTARSFRSSDFIIWIFVVACSIFHPIVSANQRSLVLGQFTSLQVSPSLAVEDSPGLKPGTKVVCERVDIRGLSRLHNLKKFAHSVKVKVLQNSTSFRRPNLEVCFHRNASLGVGMCPHGRWEKVSKGSWFKSMSPFDYKILDIRMARSSSETIEVAIEEEFFLYRIIFLILGIILLSIASTLSKSLVFYYGSAMAVGVILVILVVLFQGMKLLPTGRKSSLAIFIYSSLVGLGSFLLQYLPGLLQSLLAGIGIDEDMYNPLAIFLLAFVILAGAWLGFWVVHKFVLAEDGSIDISTANFVAWSIRILAVIMILQSSLDPLLAAEALISGIIVSSVLRKVTRLRFLRRVFKKLFKLVKNRCRPAEVPLRDSYEEYTYKRPKDFKFVQHRSRGFSLAPSNSPKQAFTSGITRTSPRQLSDSEIYPSAFHATPERRKFSKEDWGKFTKDSTDKAVKELISSPDFTKWVAANAERITVTPRKISSNSSGQRRKWFRLF, from the exons TTCTTGGTCAATTTACTTCATTGCAAGTATCTCCTAGCTTGGCTGTGGAAGACTCTCCTGGTTTAAAGCCGGGCACTAAAGTTGTTTGTGAAAGAGTAGATATCCGTGGATTGTCGAGGCTTCATAATTTGAAGAAGTTTGCTCACTCAGTGAAAGTGAAAGTTTTGCAAAATAGTACAAGCTTTCGGCGGCCCAACTTAGAGGTTTGCTTCCATAG AAACGCATCCCTTGGAGTTGGGATGTGCCCTCATGGGCGATGGGAGAAAGTTTCTAAGGGTTCATGGTTTAAATCGATGTCACCTTTTGATTATAAAATCTTAGATATAAGGATGGCCCGGTCATCTTCAGAAACAATTGAGGTGGCTATTGAAGAAG AATTCTTTCTGTATcgaattatatttttgattttgGGCATCATTCTATTGAGTATTGCTTCAACTCTGAGCAAGTCATTGGTATTTTACTATGGGAGTGCTATGGCTGTTGGTGTCATCCTTGTTATATTGGTAGTCCTTTTTCAG GGAATGAAGCTTCTCCCAACTGGCAGAAAGAGTTCACTtgctatatttatttattcatctcTT GTTGGCTTGGGATCTTTTCTCCTTCAGTACTTGCCAGGGTTGTTGCAATCATTACTTGCAGGGATCGGAATTGATGAAGACATGTACAATCCT TTGGCAATCTTTCTTCTGGCTTTTGTTATTCTAGCTGGAGCATGGTTGGGATTCTGGGTTGTCCACAAATTTGTCCTTGCCGAAGATGGATCAATTGATATAAGCACAGCTAATTTTGTTGCTTGGTCGATTCGCATTTTGGCTGTCATAATGATTCTTCAG AGCTCTCTGGATCCCCTATTGGCTGCTGAAGCATTAATATCTGGAATAATCGTTTCATCAGTCTTAAGGAAAGTCACTAGATTGAGATTCTTGCGTCGTGTGTTCAA GAAGTTGTTCAAATTAGTCAAAAACCGCTGTAGGCCTGCTGAGGTTCCATTACGAGATTCTTATGAAGAATATACATATAAGAGGCCCAAAGACTTTAAGTTTGTCCAGCATCGGTCCAGAGGCTTCTCTTTGGCTCCGTCCAATTCTCCTAAGCAAG CATTCACTTCAGGAATAACCAGGACGTCACCTAGACAGCTGTCAGATTCAGAGATTTACCCTTCTGCCTTCCATGCAACTCCcgaaagaagaaaattctcaaAAGAAGATTGGGGAAAATTCACTAAAGATTCAACAGATAAAGCTGTTAAAGAACTTATTTCATCGCCCGACTTCACTAAATGGGTTGCTGCTAATGCAGAAAGAATTACTGTTACTCCTAGAAAAATCTCCTCTAATTCTTCTGGTCAGCGTCGTAAGTGGTTCCGTTTATTTTAA